In one candidate division TA06 bacterium genomic region, the following are encoded:
- a CDS encoding DUF4159 domain-containing protein — MRCRIFWFAVARFGVACVSVFVVLCSGAIVSPQELQIARLKYSGGGDWYNDPSVIPNLCAEINSRTSMRAQKEQAVVAVSDDELFRYPFIFVTGHGNISFDISEAERLNDYLSSGGFLYADDDYGMDKHFRREIKKVFPDKELVEIPFDHEIFHIFYDFPNGLPKIHKHDGKPPKGYGVFHEGRMVVFYTYETNISDGWADPEVHKDPPEKREAAFQMGINIVMYAVTH, encoded by the coding sequence ATGCGCTGTCGAATCTTCTGGTTTGCGGTCGCCAGGTTTGGCGTGGCCTGTGTTTCAGTCTTTGTCGTTCTATGCTCTGGCGCAATTGTCTCGCCCCAGGAACTTCAGATAGCGAGGCTGAAATACTCGGGAGGAGGCGACTGGTACAACGATCCCTCTGTCATTCCCAACCTCTGTGCGGAGATCAACTCCAGAACCAGTATGAGAGCACAAAAGGAGCAGGCGGTTGTGGCGGTATCAGACGACGAGCTTTTCAGATATCCTTTTATTTTCGTGACCGGGCATGGCAACATATCATTTGATATATCAGAAGCCGAAAGACTGAACGACTACCTGAGCAGTGGAGGATTCCTGTATGCTGATGATGACTACGGGATGGATAAGCACTTTAGAAGAGAGATTAAGAAGGTGTTTCCAGATAAGGAGCTGGTTGAGATACCTTTTGACCATGAGATTTTCCACATCTTCTATGACTTTCCAAATGGTCTGCCAAAGATACACAAACACGACGGTAAGCCGCCAAAAGGATATGGCGTATTCCACGAAGGCAGGATGGTCGTATTCTATACTTACGAAACAAACATCAGTGACGGGTGGGCTGATCCTGAAGTCCATAAGGATCCTCCTGAAAAGAGGGAAGCAGCCTTCCAGATGGGGATAAACATTGTCATGTATGCGGTAACACACTGA
- a CDS encoding glycosyltransferase: MKLSIITPAFNEVENIPDLVEKSAEVISQQEEDWEMIIVDDGSTDGTYEVARSLMPKYPFLKVARNRTNMGKTQAILTGLACSTGRYVAVLDADLQYSPEDIPKLMEKLLEGYDLVTGWKVGKYSKRFVSSIYNWLSRRLFRVPVHDQNSVKVMNREILEELHLRKDWHRYIVALAVDKGYSVTEVKVQLYPREKGSQKYGGKGRVLIGLLDLVAVKFQISLIRKPLLLFGTVGLMSFLAGAIIGIYALYLRFIRGIGFRPLLYLVTLLILAGLSLFTVGFLAETLASLAARMERLEKKLGDRKRQSPE; encoded by the coding sequence ATGAAACTGTCTATCATTACTCCCGCATTCAATGAGGTTGAGAACATCCCGGACCTGGTAGAGAAGTCGGCCGAAGTCATCTCCCAGCAAGAAGAAGACTGGGAGATGATCATTGTCGACGACGGCTCAACCGATGGCACGTATGAAGTGGCGAGAAGCCTTATGCCCAAGTATCCGTTTCTCAAGGTCGCCAGGAACAGGACAAACATGGGAAAGACACAGGCTATTCTCACGGGTCTCGCTTGCAGTACTGGCCGGTATGTAGCCGTGCTGGACGCTGACCTCCAATATTCACCAGAAGACATACCAAAGCTTATGGAGAAACTACTCGAGGGGTATGATCTCGTCACCGGTTGGAAGGTGGGAAAATACTCGAAGCGGTTTGTCTCGTCCATATACAATTGGCTCTCCCGCCGCCTGTTTAGGGTTCCTGTCCATGACCAGAACTCTGTGAAGGTGATGAACAGAGAGATTCTTGAGGAGCTACATTTGAGAAAAGACTGGCACCGTTACATCGTAGCACTCGCTGTAGACAAGGGCTATTCAGTAACTGAGGTGAAGGTCCAGCTCTATCCCAGAGAAAAAGGTTCTCAAAAGTATGGCGGTAAAGGCCGGGTTCTAATTGGCCTTCTCGATCTCGTTGCGGTCAAGTTTCAGATTTCACTCATAAGGAAACCGCTGCTCCTCTTCGGCACCGTTGGACTCATGTCGTTCCTTGCTGGAGCCATAATCGGCATATATGCTCTATACCTCAGATTCATAAGGGGAATAGGCTTTAGGCCACTTTTGTACCTGGTCACCCTGCTCATCCTGGCGGGCCTTTCTCTTTTCACGGTCGGATTCCTTGCCGAAACACTGGCATCGCTGGCAGCAAGGATGGAGAGACTGGAAAAGAAACTGGGAGACAGAAAACGCCAATCTCCGGAGTAG
- a CDS encoding flippase-like domain-containing protein produces the protein MSEMKEKTRSLLYLLIRILASAFLLGLLLWRVDLSNLATLFASVRPLPLVLGFLAWLGVLLLSNERWRRLLSAQGIQVPFFRLLVIYMISFFFNNFLPAALGMDITRAVYVTKERAKGSEVFASVLTERVLGMLGLLIFAFVALMFYMNTPEGRKFILLIVGATVILIAVIGLFLKRGLLPGLRKRIGSIKVFGLGERIKQFYQAMQLYRKRMPVVLWAIALSVLVQGFLVIINYFAGASLGLSIPLFSHLVYVPIISIVAMIPISINGIGVREWGYVFLFGLTGLSSGEALSLSLLFFAIGIAGSLTGGIAFLLKHR, from the coding sequence ATGTCCGAAATGAAAGAAAAGACAAGGAGTCTTCTCTATCTCCTGATCCGAATTCTGGCCAGTGCATTCCTCCTCGGCCTCCTGCTTTGGCGGGTGGATTTGTCAAACCTGGCCACACTCTTTGCTTCAGTCAGACCCCTTCCGTTGGTACTCGGGTTCCTTGCCTGGCTCGGCGTTCTACTCCTCTCGAACGAGAGATGGCGCAGACTCCTCTCTGCTCAGGGGATACAAGTGCCTTTCTTCCGCTTGCTGGTCATCTATATGATCTCTTTCTTCTTCAACAACTTCCTTCCGGCAGCGCTGGGGATGGACATAACGAGGGCGGTATACGTCACCAAAGAAAGGGCCAAGGGCTCAGAGGTCTTCGCTTCTGTCCTGACAGAAAGGGTTCTCGGTATGCTGGGCCTACTCATTTTTGCTTTCGTGGCCCTGATGTTCTACATGAACACCCCCGAAGGCAGAAAATTCATACTCCTGATCGTGGGCGCGACAGTGATTTTGATTGCCGTAATTGGTCTGTTCCTCAAAAGGGGTCTCCTTCCCGGTCTAAGAAAGAGAATTGGTTCTATCAAGGTCTTTGGACTCGGGGAAAGAATAAAGCAATTCTACCAGGCTATGCAACTGTACAGAAAAAGAATGCCAGTAGTGTTGTGGGCAATTGCCCTGTCTGTTCTGGTCCAGGGCTTTCTTGTCATCATCAACTACTTCGCAGGAGCCAGTCTCGGTCTTTCGATTCCACTGTTCAGCCATCTAGTTTATGTCCCCATAATATCAATCGTGGCGATGATTCCAATATCTATTAACGGCATAGGCGTGAGGGAGTGGGGATACGTTTTTCTGTTCGGACTGACGGGTCTTTCAAGCGGAGAAGCCTTATCCTTGTCCCTGCTCTTCTTTGCCATAGGGATAGCAGGAAGCTTGACCGGAGGAATAGCTTTTCTTCTTAAGCACAGGTAG
- a CDS encoding class I SAM-dependent methyltransferase, with the protein MRGSIKRFVKLVAETLPISEPIYEFGALQVPGQEGLADLRPLFPDKEYVGSDMREGPGVDVILDLHHIDLPSESVGTALILDTLEHVESPRKAIEEAHRILKSDGIVVISSVMYFPIHDHPYDYWRFTPEAFRSLLKPFASSFVDFGGAACLPHTVVGIGFKGPLPEDVMERFVKRVKQTKPLRRGWKGLASLFLSPILWTIYRKIRGVTPQT; encoded by the coding sequence GTGCGTGGATCAATCAAACGGTTTGTTAAGCTCGTTGCTGAAACATTGCCTATCTCTGAACCTATCTATGAATTTGGCGCCCTTCAAGTACCCGGCCAGGAAGGCCTTGCAGATCTTCGGCCACTCTTCCCGGATAAGGAATATGTTGGTTCCGATATGCGAGAGGGGCCAGGTGTAGATGTCATTCTGGACCTCCATCATATAGATCTTCCTTCAGAGTCGGTTGGAACTGCCCTCATTCTCGATACACTCGAGCATGTCGAATCCCCGAGAAAGGCTATTGAAGAAGCTCATAGAATCCTCAAGTCCGATGGAATTGTTGTAATCAGTTCTGTCATGTACTTCCCCATACATGACCATCCATACGACTACTGGCGCTTCACGCCAGAGGCATTCAGAAGTCTCTTGAAGCCCTTTGCTTCATCATTTGTTGACTTCGGTGGAGCAGCCTGCCTCCCTCATACCGTTGTTGGAATAGGTTTCAAGGGGCCGCTACCGGAAGATGTTATGGAAAGATTTGTCAAAAGAGTCAAACAGACCAAGCCCCTCAGAAGAGGCTGGAAAGGACTGGCATCGCTGTTTCTCTCACCCATACTATGGACTATCTATCGAAAGATTCGCGGGGTCACACCGCAAACGTGA